In Setaria italica strain Yugu1 chromosome IX, Setaria_italica_v2.0, whole genome shotgun sequence, the genomic stretch TCTGAGCCACAAAAAATAGGTCCTTCTCTAACAAAAGTTGCATCAAGATAAGAACACGCTCATTGTTTTGTTCCAGTGATTAAAAGAAGAATATATTGATATGATCTTTGTTAAGGGAACAAATTCAGTGGATGGATAAAAGAGTCTAAGGAGTTTAATCTATGAGAAAGCATGATATGTGCAATGAATTGATTGTATTATTTCAGATAAACTGCAAACCTATAACAGAACAAATCCATTAACCCAAACAGAAACAAACTGACTAAAATTTCCAGGTTTGCTTTGATGTCTTTCTCATCTTGACATCTGATCTGCAAATAACAAGTCAATAGCTTGACTTCCAAATCTATGATCAGCTTCACTTATTTGAATTCTTTATATACACTATGCAAGACGTAGGATCATCCTTTTTGTGAACATGATTTCATGACAAGTCTCAGTTTGCTTGCTATGCAAATTACAAAATCTATTTCAGTAAATAGCTATATTAGATGCTTGGTAATTTATCTATAATTCCTTTTGAGTCAGCCTGACTCTACACATTATCATTTTCTAATAGTATACTTGCATGGGTAACCATTTTACCCAAAACAACATTTCCTGAATCCTGACTCATTCTCTAAACTCCAAAACATTcagctaattacaaaacaaCCACTAAAGTTTGCAGCAGAGAATTAACTTCTGATCGATTGCATCTCACATTAGACGAACAACAGTGGGTAACAAAAAGACGGTGCTTTCAGCTCACCTTGAGCCGACGATTGACGGCGGGGTGTATATCAATCTCGCCCCCGCTGCCGCTATCCTCGCCACCAGCGCCGGCAGTCTCCTTCTCCTGCTCCCTCTTGACGTACTTCTCGTGGTCCGACAGCGCGACGTTGAAGTCGAACGCCTCGTTGCGCTCGTTGAAGCCAAGCCCGACGAAGGCGTGCTTTCCCCTCCCGTCCTCGATGCGGAGCACGAAGTAGCGGGAGGAGTCGAGCACGGTCTCGACGGCGCTCTCCCGCTGGCCGGGCAGCACGAAGCATGCGGCGAAGAGCTCCCCCGTGGCAGGGTCCTCGAGCCGGATCTCGCAGCGGTCGCCGCAGGACACCACGCGGAGGCGGCCCGACCAGATCTTGTCCGACTGCAGCCACTCGCCGCACTTGTAGCCGCCGCTGGTGGTGCGCGGCGGGATCTTGTACACCGACACCTCGCGCACCACTAGCAGCGTGTGCTCGaaggcctcctcctcctcctccaccagaGACGACATGATCCCgccttcgcctcctcctcctcctcctcctcccccctcaACTCACTGATGCGATCGAAGAACAGGTAATGGTCACGGGATCAGATTATGAcaaaaggaaatggagcagTAGAGATCTGGATCACCTCAGGAACGATCTAAGCCGAGACGATATTTCTGCGCAATTTCGTAGGATTTTTGGCGGTTGGGGTTTGGATTGGGGTTCTTGAGGCGAGGTGAGGAGAAGAAAGGTGGAGAAGACGTGGGATCGAAGGGTGGAACCGTGgaaggtgggggaggaggaatGCACAAATCAGAATGTGACATTTTACAATTTGGTCCCCATTCTCAGGCTAGTTTTTTGTTCAAGGGTCCCTTTTGTtcattctctgttttttttattttcttttctttttgtgataGTTTTTTTTCCCATGGACCCTCACCAACCAATGGGGGTTGGAAGGTTATATGAAAAAATATGTAACAATTAACGTGATCCCATCCAGTGGGAAGCCCATTTTTTAGAGGATTTATTTGATAGTCATTGCCATCGATTTTTTTCTAACCTTGTGTCATGTTTATATTATAAAAgtattcaaaaagaaaaaaacttagGATGAAACTACACACCTAGCCACCTAGGTACATTTAGAGGTGGCCAATCTTGTCAAATTTTTCAAAATATGTACGCCCACCAAGATTATAAATATAATGACCCGCACACATATACCAACCCCAAGCACCGCCACTTTGGTGAGATTTGATTTTATCTTTGACCATATAGTTTTGGGAAAACCTCATAGATTTTCCAGTCTCCATCAGATTGAAGGGTACCTATCTTTTTCAATTTACTGTCGTGGGAGGAACTTTCTCATTTAGTTTTTTAGTTTTTCTCACTTAGTTGTACTTGCTGGATGCAAAAGCCTTCGCACGTCAATAAGGTGGGGCACATTTCAGGCTCGTTTGGCGGGACTGTGGTTGTGGTTGAAACAGCTTCAACTGTGGCTTCTCTAgtggagcagttttttttttctccgatTTGTCTGGTTggaaaaacgtttggcaaagCAGCTCCTTGTGGttgaaaatagataaaaaaaaatccttctcttttttctttcttcttcttcttttattttcatttattttccttattttcttccACTTTCCTTCTCCTCTCCATTTCTCTTTCCTCCCCTGTTATCTCTCCTTATCCGTTCGCAGTTCTGCCCCCCAGCGCCACCGCCCGAAGGCTCCCACACTGCCGCCCTCCGCCCGGCGCCCCTGGGCAggccggtcgccgccgctcccagcATCGCCTCCCTCCACACCCGCGCCCCTGCGTGTGCCGCTGGCTGCCGCTCAGAGCACCAGCGTCCCTTACCCAGCacggccggccgccaccgcttcCGGCGTCAACGCCCTCTGCTGggtgccggcggccgccgcttgGAGCACCGCCGTCCCGCACCCAGCacgtgccggccgccgccgctccctgcgTCAACGTCCTCTGCTGggcacccgccggcgccgccgttgccTCCTTCCTGCCCCTGCCGGCCGCCTTGCTCCGCTTGTGGGCCACTCCGGGGGATAAGGATGGCGAGTgatggggaggaggcggccttCGTGTCCTTGACCGGTCCTACTCCTACCCCAGGCCACCACTCTCTCTTGCGTCATGGAGCGTACTTACGCTTCTGTTTTATATAGACCCACTCCGGATTTTGCACGTCAGCCGCACATGTATGGGGGCTTAGTGGTAAACTCGGCGCACGCGGGATTTGCTTGCAACTTTTGACCAAATTCCACTATGGCAGATCGCAGATGGCACGCATGGCGTGCAGTCTTCTGATCTTCTCCACTTGCAGATGGCACGCTTGTCGCTGGGTTGAGCGATCAGATAGACGTACACTCCAATGCAATCTTTGCCAGGTGGTGTTAGGAAATGTAGGAGGAGAAAAGGAGACGGTTGATCGGTTAAAAGCGGGTAGGTTGGTAGGAGACGAGTAAAAAATTGTCATTGCGTAGTTTGTCTATTAATGATGTGCTTAGTCTTGTAGACAGGTGATTAGCTGAAATGCTGAATTATTGAATCTGCTATGAGAAATGACAGCGAAAAGAATAATAACAGAGGGAATGCTTGGTCTTAGTAAAATACAATCTCATGCTTTGATTTCACAATGGCCCATGATTGTTTTAGAGTTTCAATTACCCATGACTGTCAATGGGAAAAGCCGTAGTAACATGATTAACGTTTTCAATGCATTAGTCTGGAACTTTTGAAGTTCACTTGCTACTGTAGCGGGAGAATTAGTAGCAGCATTGTCTCTGCTCCTTCCGCAGAagacttaggggtgtttgggagcacttcactccACAAAAAGTTGCTCCACTTtaccaactccgaaaatttcgcagtcaaacgcgtctagctccagcaactccggctccggaaaaaaggtggagcagtggggtagatccacgttttttgtggagtacctcaagaggtgctccaaaaaccccctttacagacctcctcgtggagttggtgggtatttacccatcattgccactcgttacacaggTTACCGGTTCGCGAAACAAAAAAAGAACTCCCGTCGCGCAGTGCCGCCCCTGccttccaccgcgccgccgccgccgcacctcccgcccgccgcgccgcccgcctggccCCCGCTGCGCCGCCCGAccgccgcccctcgcgccgccccggcctgccgcccgcgcgcccgtcccctgccgcgccggccgcccgccatgcgcccgcccctgccgcgccggccacccctgccgtgccgccggcccgccgccccggccgcccgccgcgggcccgcccctgccgcgccgcgGGCCTAGCGCCCGTgctgcccgcccgccgcccctcgcgccgcccgcctctGCTCGCCCTGCCCGTGGCCTTCCATTCCCTACCAGCaaaagcaaaggagaagagagggagaagaaagggAGACTAAAgagactgacaagtgggacccattcacatcggtataatggactttacacagcaagatcttctgtttttggagctggatctgtgcattttgccaaacatgtggacagctctggtatttttttggagttggtggagtggagctgcaatgtggtggagttggtggagtggagctcaaaaatttggaatggagtgctcccaaacacccccttagcaaCTGCGCCAAAGATACTGCTTCGAAACCACTCGTAGTACTTAGATGGGCAACAAAAGAAAGACCCAATAAAAAATGCATGAAAAATCGGCCAGTTCACGAGATGGTACTAAGCTGCTTAAAACTGCAACTAGCGAGCTCTAATGGAGACTAAGCAGCTTAGTTCAGCCCTGGTTTGGTTtcacttgcttatttttagcacccatcacatcgaatgtttagatactaattagaagtattaaacatagactatttacaaaacccattacataagtggagcctaaacggcgagatgaatctattaagcctaattagtccatgatttgacaatgtgttgctatagtaaatatttgctaatgatggattacaTCCAGACGGAAccgattcatctcgccgtttagcctccacttatgtaatgggttttgtaaatagtctacgtttagtactcgtaattagtatctaaacattcgatgtgacacgtgctaaaaataagcaaagggaaccaaacgtcccCTCAGTCTCTTGACCCAACTAGCTAGCTTCTCGGCGCTTCTTTCTgctttgttgtactcctcgggcctgttcgcttcagcttataagccggctgaaaagctgaaacggctgatttgttataagaggaaaacactgtttggtggttgataagccggctgaataagctgaagcgaacatgccctCAACATTCCGAAGGCGGATTTCAATCGTGTAATTGCTCCCAATCTTAGACTTCCGAAGAGTGCCCCCAGGAGATAGAATACGGCCCCTGTAGTGTAGATATACCTTCCTTAAGCGGCAGCTTTTCTTCGATTTTCTTCATGACATCCTTTGTCGTGCAAGACATTTTCACTGACATTGTTAACGTCTTCCCTTCCCAAGTCTTGATGAACAACTGGACACTTCGATACAACATGAGGatctccctgttctcaacatgAAGACTCTTCAGTATCTCAGTGTCCTTAAGTTCTGCATCACCGCCAGATTGAGTCTGCATGAGTATCTGCAAGAAGGCAGGTAAACCCTCCAAAGTCTCAATCATCAACTTGATATCAGCAATAGTATACCAGCTTTTGACATCAAGATTCACAGTTCTTTCACCCTCGATATTGACAAGGATGTTCAGTTTGGGCAAACCAGAACATGCAGCGTCTGGCCATTGCCCAAACCACACTGACAAAGCATCATGTTATCCTCAAGCTGTCGGCCTGCGTTCCTCAGGATTTGTTCATTCCGACGAATTCCACCCTTTCTGTTCGATGTCAACCTTCATATAAGCAACACTGTGGGATTTCTTTACATTGAGCTTGATAGTCTTTCCAACTGATGGTATCTTGACAGATATCTGCATCCCATCAGTCACATAGAGGTCAACAAAAGAGTTGGTCTTGATGTCGTAATCAGTGAGCATGTTGTCATCCTCCAAGTGAATTCCAGCAAAAAAGAGCTCTTGCTGACCCTTGTCAATCCCCTCGATGGCACCAATTTTGGCCTTCACCTGATCGACTGTATCAGTGCATTCAACATCAAGCGGTACAGTTTTCATCATCTTGACATAGATCTGGACACAAGATTAGCAAACACTAAGAAAGGATcggtattattttttttttaaaaaataagcaTAAGCCCAAGCAAGTAAACATGGAAACAAAATTGGAGGTAACACACGCTGCTGAAGCAAAACAAGATTAAACAAACATTTGAgaacaaataaaagaaattgTTCCTTAACAATTTGCTGTTTAAGCCACCTAAGGCAAGTATTGCTACAGGGATCAAAGTAAATATGTGCGCCTTGGTGGTAAAAAGCACAATATGAAGTAACTAAATTCAAGAAGCAGGCCACCAACATTggataaaaaaactaaaaatgtTATTTATCACCAGCTTATCCTACAAAACCGGCATTAAACCCCTAATGGCAGCATCTGAAAACCAGGTTCAGATTAAGCATGCCTAACTCGTCTTGATCCCCATGGAAATGGAGCCAATAGAAACGTGACTTGCGAGAGGTAGTACACATTTACACCAATACACCTTACTTTCAAATCTTGGTATCCACatttggaagaagaaaaaaagatgctcaCAGGGCACTTTTAAGACCAGAACTACGCCTCAAGAATGTAGTCATCGTCATCAAATGGCCTTCAGCGCTAATCTCTTCTTGCAAGATTTTTCTGAAAGGGCTTTCTTGAGAGAGGCCCCATTTTTCTTGGAGGCAGACCAGACAGAAAATTCAACACATCTCACCGTTAATTTAAAATTGAATGGTTTGGATAACTCATGTGGTCACATATATACGTGAAAAATCCATGTTCCCTCCCTCCCCGAATTCACAACACAGCACCGTCAAGCAACAAGCAACCGACATTCCGCGTAcgctaaaccctaaaccctagaGAAACCGCACGCACATACACAGAGACGGGAACCTACTGCGACGGGTACCGGGGCGCTGCTTATCTTGTAGTTGTAGCCGCTGTGGGGCTGGTGCTCCTGGCGGGAGCCCATGGAGGTGTGCcgcgtcgtcggctcgtcgctcGCCTCGGCGCTGCTTCTGCACAGGGGTTTGTGTTGCGGAAGGAGCGGGGGAAGTGCTGCGGCTTCCGCTGCTATCATGATTTTAAGCGGCGTCTCGCGACCTTTTGGCTTCCCATTAACGAGGGCGCGGTGGCCGATGCGGGgttcgtgttctcgtgattgggcaatttgatttgaaattaaaattttacaGGATGGCACAACACAGAACACACCATATAGCGGACATCTGTAGCTTTGTTTTAGAATTTTTATGCATGCGCCAAAAGATGATTCGTGCATTTGATATTTGGTATTTTCTTTCCTCTGGTGTGGTACTCAGCAGTCAGTAGAGAGTAAACGGTGAAACCTGCTGTACAAAAACTTGCTTCTGCGTATTTGTCAAATTTTAATCGTACCCGGTTGACATGATTCATCTATATCAAGCGCTCGAATGGGAGCTAACGGCACAGATGGAGAGCAAGTTGCGTTGAGAAATGACAGTGGGAAAAGCTATAATAACAGAATCGCATCTTCTCCTTGGGTAGCAAACTTCAGCCACCGTTCCTGAGAGGATACAGAAGCACAACCACCAGACAGACGACACGAGTCCTTAGTTCCTTACCCAACCAAGAGTTACAAACATCCAGTTAACCGCACATATATCCACCAGACAGACGACACAAGACCTTACCCAACCAACAGTCACGACCATCCAGTTAACCGTTGTGTCCGCAGAAGCGCAAAATGGTGAAGCTATAGTCATCTCTGAGGCTAAGCAACTAACCTAAGCACAAAGGAGGTTGCAACTAGCTCCCTAGggtttccttttgttttgccATACTAACATGTGAATTATGGAGGCGGGCTTCGACTGTGGAATTGTTCACGACCTTGTGCTTGTGAAGAGTATCCCCAGGACACAGAGCACGCCCCCTGTAGTGCAGATAGTAGACACCTGCCTTGGCCAGCGACCTTTCTTCAACCTTCTTCATGACTTCATCCACTGTGTCGCACGTCTTCATCGACATTGTTAACGTCCTCCCTTCATATGTCTTGACGAAGAACTGGATGTTCTGATATAGCGTGAGAGTGTCATTGTTCCTGATGAGCTGATTCTGCAGCGTATCAGTGTCTTTGAGCGTTTCAGCACCGCCAGGTTGAGTTCGCATGAGTATCTGTGAGCGTGCAGGTAAACCCTCCAAGGTCTCAATCATCAACTTGACATCAGCAACAGTATACCAGCTTTTCACATCTAGATTCACAGTTCTTTCAACATCAACACTGACAGATATACGCAGCTTGTCAGTTGGGCGGACCAGAACATGCAGCGGTTGACCATTGCTCAAACCACACTGGCTCAACACCTTGTTGTCCTCAAGCTGTTGGCATCCACACATCAGGATTTGTTCATCCAGTGGAATTCCTCCCTTCTGTTCAATTTCTGCCTTGACATCAGCAACACTCTGGGATTTCTTCAAATTGAGCTTGATTATCTTTCCAACAGAGGGGATACTGACAGATATTTGCATCCCATCAGTTACATAGAGGTCGACAGAAGAGTTTGTCGTGATGTTGTAATCAGCGAGCCTGTTGTTGTTCTCCAAGTGATTTCCACCAAAAAAGAGTGCTTGATGGTTCTTATCAATGCCCTCTATGGAACCAATCTTAGACTTAATCTGATCAACGGTATCAGTGCACTTCACATCAAGTGCCACTTCTTTCACCATCTTGACATAGATCTGTAAAGAGGACAGTGGAACCACCAAATTACTAAGTAATCACTGATCTTTAAAAAATAATGTGCATCAAAGTTTGCAATAGAAGAACATCAGAACAAGAATGAAGCTAGTATGTAGTAGAActacagaaaaaaaacaaattcagTAAGCGCCACATGCAAGCCTCAATCCATTTCATATTATATGTTTTGCTTCGCAacatacaacaatagctattACATGTTAATTTCGTGATTCAGGATTCCCAAGGAATAATTGCTAAGTATGCTGATAACACCTAAGGGCCAGATGACTTCCAAGAATTGATCAAAGTTGATACTTATGCATGGGAGGAAGGTGCACGCTGTAAAGCACTGACTAAAGTTCCAACTCTCACAAGTTACTTATTACTCTTTTATTCAAACGCACAGGAGAATCATTCATCGTTAAATTAAGAAAGAAGCCACACGGCCCCACCAGCACCGCACTAGTTACATGAGAACTTGCCAGAAAGCAACAAGCCCCCAACTAATGACCTCAATTGACATGGGCATCACTGCGCATCATTATATTACcaaagaagttcaagatgattACTACAACACATGAGTGCACGTACGCCCACCAGGAACACGCTAGTTACATCATAACTTACCAAAATGTAACAAGACCAAGACTAACAACCTCTAACTAAAATAGGCATCATGGCCACAAGCTGCTAAGACCTTTTGGCTACCGCCATACACCATAGCCTGGCCTCATCTCGAATATACTGATAAAACAAGCAGCCCACCAGTTGCAGTGTCTAATGACCCGGTTCAGAATTTCAGATAAAGCATAATTGCACCATCACGGAATCAGGGCCGAGAAGCTTAGAAACTACTCCTATACCACTTCTGAACCCTTGGAATCAAAACATACTACATAATCATTTATTTTCTCTCTTATTATACGCTAAATCCTtagtttcaaaaaagaaaaatacccTACTGTGTTTTAACTTTTAATCCTTAAAATATGGGCATGTCTAGCAAAAAATTAGGTGTTCCAGGCCCAAGAAACAATTAATTTTTTCAACTATTTGATGAAAATCCGACAGCCCAGATCGATTCTGCTGGATCTTACACATCTGGAACCCTTCCCGCACCACGCATCTCCACTGccactgccaagtgccaacacaGTGCTTCCCGCAGATCACGCTCCAACCCCGATGTGCCATCCCGGAGAGCTCTACCACCGACTTATTCC encodes the following:
- the LOC111255848 gene encoding uncharacterized protein At1g03900, whose product is MSSLVEEEEEAFEHTLLVVREVSVYKIPPRTTSGGYKCGEWLQSDKIWSGRLRVVSCGDRCEIRLEDPATGELFAACFVLPGQRESAVETVLDSSRYFVLRIEDGRGKHAFVGLGFNERNEAFDFNVALSDHEKYVKREQEKETAGAGGEDSGSGGEIDIHPAVNRRLKEGETIRINVKNKPSTGSGMLTSAGLSGGAAAKPKTSMLLAPPPGAAGKLRSPLPPPPNDPAAARMNSGPNAGIRAPKESTKRNNDPFSDLSAIKQNLPSSAEPGQTKSTGAGWAAF
- the LOC101766622 gene encoding polyubiquitin, which translates into the protein MKRGAMGQEQPPHYKIYVKMVKEVALDVKCTDTVDQIKSKIGSIEGIDKNHQALFFGGNHLENNNRLADYNITTNSSVDLYVTDGMQISVSIPSVGKIIKLNLKKSQSVADVKAEIEQKGGIPLDEQILMCGCQQLEDNKVLSQCGLSNGQPLHVLVRPTDKLRISVSVDVERTVNLDVKSWYTVADVKLMIETLEGLPARSQILMRTQPGGAETLKDTDTLQNQLIRNNDTLTLYQNIQFFVKTYEGRTLTMSMKTCDTVDEVMKKVEERSLAKAGVYYLHYRGRALCPGDTLHKHKVVNNSTVEARLHNSHVSMAKQKETLGS